A stretch of the Fusarium musae strain F31 chromosome 2, whole genome shotgun sequence genome encodes the following:
- a CDS encoding hypothetical protein (EggNog:ENOG41): MAQPSHQDIDTKAPSFEITSPKDESTDLVEPQDTSRNIGIWEALTQRTKPADLDAIATERSVFDDPHLSQFYQPPPEYENFHRFDPNERWTYREEYAVRRKTDLKIFIWILVMFFGLNIDRGNLGNAAADNLLDDLGLNTNDFNNAQNMYRIGFLVAEIPSQMIGKRLGPDRWIPVQIILWSLASGGQFFMHNRAGFFACRFFIGLFMGGFIPDSILYLSYFYKKTEMPIRLALFWFVDSMSGVVASFMAYGILHMRGVAGREGWRWLFLLEALVSLVVGVLSFLFLVPGPTQTKTWWNPGGYFTEREEKIIVNRVLRDDPSKSGMHNREPITLGMLWKSLKDYDLWPVYAIGILFEIPTAPPKTYLTLSLRALGFSTFNTTLLAIPATVFAAVNMLWITFLTEKFHQIALFGLLTQLWVLPLLIVEYTSVQNLSHWAQYAVAFLIIGQPSVHAAQVGWCSRLSGSVRTRAISAALYNITIQLSGIASSNIYREDDKPLYHRGNKNLIGITAGTIFAYAFAKGYYTYRNKSKRSKWESMTAHEKANYLNNTGDQGNKRLDFFFDS; encoded by the coding sequence ATGGCTCAGCCTAGTCATCAAGACATTGACACGAAGGCACCATCTTTTGAGATCACCTCCCCCAAAGATGAATCAACAGATCTGGTAGAGCCCCAAGACACAAGCAGAAACATCGGTATATGGGAAGCCCTAACCCAACGCACCAAACCCGCCGATCTCGACGCCATCGCCACAGAGCGCAGCGTCTTCGACGATCCGCATCTCTCCCAATTCTACCAACCCCCTCCAGAGTACGAAAACTTCCATCGCTTCGACCCCAACGAGCGATGGACGTACCGCGAAGAATACGCCGTCCGCCGCAAAACAGACCTAAAGATCTTTATCTGGATCCTCGTCATGTTCTTTGGTCTTAACATCGATCGCGGAAATCTCGGCAACGCAGCTGCTGATAATTTACTCGAcgatcttggcctcaacaccaacgacTTTAATAATGCGCAGAACATGTATCGTATTGGTTTTCTCGTCGCGGAGATTCCGTCGCAGATGATCGGCAAGCGTCTTGGTCCTGATCGCTGGATCCCTGTTCAGATCATCCTCTGGAGTTTAGCGTCGGGAGGGCAATTTTTCATGCATAACCGTGCGGGTTTCTTTGCGTGTCGTTTTTTCATCGGCTTGTTCATGGGCGGTTTCATTCCAGACTCGATTCTTTATCTCTcgtacttttataaaaagaccGAGATGCCTATTCGTCTTGCGCTCTTTTGGTTTGTGGACTCCATGTCTGGTGTTGTTGCTTCGTTCATGGCCTACGGTATCCTACACATGCGTGGTGTCGCTGGCCGGGAAGGCTGGCGCTGGCTATTCCTTTTGGAAGCTTTGGTCAGTCTGGTAGTTGgcgtcctgagttttctcttcctcgtgCCTGGACCAACACAGACTAAGACGTGGTGGAATCCTGGTGGCTACTTTACCGAgcgtgaggagaagatcattgTCAATCGTGTTCTTCGTGATGATCCGTCCAAGAGCGGTATGCACAACCGCGAACCAATTACATTGGGAATGCTTTGGAAGAGTCTTAAAGATTATGACCTCTGGCCTGTTTATGCTATTGGTATACTGTTTGAGATTCCGACTGCGCCGCCGAAAACGTACCTGACATTATCGCTTCGAGCTTTGGGCTTTAGCACTTTCAACACTACGCTCTTGGCGATTCCAGCTACAGTTTTTGCTGCTGTCAACATGCTTTGGATCACCTTTCTCACCGAAAAGTTCCACCAGATCGCGTTATTTGGCTTACTTACCCAGCTCTGGGTCCTCCCATTGCTCATCGTCGAGTATACATCGGTCCAGAATCTATCGCATTGGGCTCAATACGCTGTTGCATTCTTGATCATCGGCCAACCGTCCGTCCATGCAGCTCAAGTCGGTTGGTGTTCCAGGCTTTCCGGGTCAGTGCGAACACGAGCCATCAGTGCGGCTTTATACAATATCACCATCCAATTGTCGGGCATTGCGTCGTCCAACATTTATCGGGAGGATGACAAGCCACTCTATCATCGTGGAAACAAGAACTTGATTGGTATCACGGCGGGGACTATCTTTGCATATGCTTTTGCCAAGGGCTATTATACCTACCGAAATAAGTCTAAGAGGAGCAAATGGGAGAGCATGACTGCTCATGAAAAGGCGAATTACCTCAATAATACTGGCGACCAGGGCAACAAACGTTTGGACTTTTTCTTCGATAGTTAA
- a CDS encoding hypothetical protein (CAZy:GH28): MKLVLFSGLFSAFLASAQLTGPVGPLTALSQKTHECNILDYGAVNDNSTDTADAIEKTFKTCVLPNTGSRLIIPDGQYLIKRSVVLSNGTNWALQLDGLITLAYGGNWTVDRKLVLQGFAGVELLNETINGEGDGQFLQNGLTIINPVDFEFYSQNGKGAIQGQGYIYRNLANTFRPRLVRIISPINTSVHDLILVDSPKFHIVFDFAENLEVYHLTIRGANLGSYDGVDVVGTNYWIHDIEVTNRDECVSVKSPSNHALIENLVCNQAGSGISIGSLNVSASIANIHARNINIIQGNNIAFIKTYPGGSGYLTNITFENFRSKASLYGLDVNQYWQNTFEPDTGAVALSNLVFKNFSGSVADGSKRPPLFLVANDLSFATNVTVEDFSIWTESGTSVVNKISNIFGHGDNSYGEANGIKSLSSGQATTAYTSSYTVTATPTGWTTPSLPTWAAASTGYGTDVPIPVYTPAALWKPSGDYDKHYWGSF; this comes from the exons ATGAAACTCGTTCTCTTCTCAGGCTTATTCTCAGCCTTCCTAGCATCCGCTCAACTCACAGGTCCCGTCGGCCCCCTCACAGCCCTCTCCCAAAAAACCCACGAGTGCAACATTCTCGACTACGGCGCCGTCAATGACAACTCCACTGACACCGCAGACGCTATTGAGAAGACTTTCAAGACCTGCGTCCTCCCAAACACTGGAAGTCGTCTTATCATCCCCGATGGACAGTACCTGATCAAACGCTCAGTCGTTCTTTCAAACGGCACAAACTGGGCGTTGCAGCTCGATGGGCTCATCACTTTGGCTTATGGTGGGAACTGGACTGTTGATCGTAAGTTGGTATTGCAGGGCTTTGCGGGTGTTGAGCTGCTGAACGAGACTATCAATGGTGAAGGTGATGGGCAATTCTTGCAGAATGGACTTACCATTATAAATC CTGTCGACTTTGAGTTCTATTCACAGAATGGGAAGGGCGCcattcaaggccaaggatacATCTACAGAAACCTGGCAAA CACTTTCCGTCCTCGGCTTGTCAGAATAATTTCACCGATCAACACTTCTGTGCACGATCTTATCCTCGTCGACAGTCCCAAGTTTCACATCGTCTTTGACTTTGCTGAGAACCTCGAGGTATATCATCTAACCATCCGAGGGGCCAACCTCGGTTCCTATGATGGCGTTGACGTGGTGGGCACCAATTATTGGATCCACGACATCGAG GTTACAAACCGAGACGAATGCGTGTCAGTGAAAAGCCCCTCTAACCATGCTCTTATCGAGAATTTGGTTTGTAACCAAGCTGGGTCTGGTATCTCGATTGGCAGTCTCAACGTGTCTGCATCCATCGCTAATATC CATGCacgcaacatcaacatcatccagGGAAATAATATTGCTTTCATCAAGACTTACCCAGGCGGGTCTGGCTACCTCACCAACATCACCTTTGAGAATTTCCGATCCAAGGCTTCTCTCTATGGCTTGGACGTCAACCAGTATTGGCAGAATACCTTTGAGCCTGACACCGGAGCTGTGGCTTTGAGTAACCTTGTTTTTAAGAACTTCTCCG GATCTGTCGCCGATGGTTCTAAGCGACCTCCTCTTTTTCTGGTGGCCAATGATCTATCATTCGCCACCAACGTCACGGTCGAAGACTTTAGTATCTGGACTGAATCGGGGACATCAGTCGTGAACAAGATTAGCAACATCTTTGGCCATGGCGATAATTCATATGGAGAGGCGAATGGCATCAAATCACTTTCGTCTGGCCAGGCAACTACTGCGTACACGAGCAGTTACACTGTCACCGCTACTCCTACTGGCTGGACAACTCCATCGTTACCTACGTGGGCTGCGGCAAGCACTGGTTATGGAA CTGATGTCCCTATTCCAGTCTACACGCCAGCTGCTCTGTGGAAGCCGAGCGGTGACTATGATAAACATTACTGGGGCAGCTTTTGA
- a CDS encoding hypothetical protein (EggNog:ENOG41~CAZy:CE10~MEROPS:MER0039263): MPSISASVVALLIKWFRANKAAQEDEEATRQDIQNTYTRPQDHRPPSSLGSNITIDRVDVQEWPLYKISTTNSQSKSQHRKALLYIHGGSFYKEIYPQHWKLAAQIVSETDLDVLIPIYPLVPRPVATAQKLADGFVDICRLSKQPIVSIAGDSAGGTLALSTTLHLRDTAPDLFEKLRSLILIAPLLDCAVDHPEALRLAKIDFWLGVTGLRISGKMFAGDLPIKHPLVSPLYGDMDKLPPLLMFGGPMDLLCADARRLKSKLLGEDVDEAPEGSVETDRLVYVEKEGMLHVWPLLPHSEGAEGRKMISSFVNKHLER; the protein is encoded by the coding sequence ATGCCTTCTATATCAGCCTCCGTAGTCGCTCTTCTCATAAAATGGTTCCGCGCAAACAAGGCcgctcaagaagatgaagaggcgaCGCGTCAGGACATTCAAAACACCTACACCCGACCGCAAGACCATCGCCCTCCCAGCAGTCTCGGCTCAAACATCACCATTGATCGCGTCGATGTACAGGAATGGCCTTTATACAAGATATCCACAACAAACTCTCAGAGTAAGAGTCAGCACCGCAAGGCCCTTCTTTACATTCATGGCGGATCGTTCTATAAGGAGATATATCCCCAGCATTGGAAACTAGCCGCGCAGATTGTTAGTGAGACGGATCTGGACGTCTTGATACCGATTTATCCGCTGGTCCCGAGACCAGTGGCCACAGCGCAGAAGCTTGCCGATGGGTTTGTCGATATCTGTCGTTTATCGAAGCAGCCTATCGTGAGCATCGCGGGTGATTCAGCAGGCGGTACACTCGCTCTATCAACGACTCTCCATCTTCGAGACACAGCGCCAGACCTATTCGAAAAACTACGCTCTTTGATTCTGATAGCGCCTCTTCTCGACTGTGCAGTCGACCATCCCGAAGCCCTCCGTCTCGCCAAGATAGATTTCTGGCTTGGTGTAACGGGTCTCCGCATCTCAGGCAAGATGTTTGCAGGAGACTTACCAATAAAGCATCCCCTCGTCAGCCCGCTATACGGCGACATGGATAAACTTCCACCGTTACTGATGTTTGGTGGCCCAATGGATCTGCTCTGTGCTGATGCTAGACGTTTAAAGTCCAAGTTGCTGGGCGAAGACGTGGATGAGGCTCCGGAGGGGAGTGTCGAGACGGATCGGCTTGTGTatgttgagaaggaggggaTGCTTCATGTCTGGCCTCTACTCCCGCATAGTGAGGGTGCAGAGGGACGAAAGATGATTAGTTCTTTTGTGAATAAGCATTTAGAGCGATAG
- a CDS encoding hypothetical protein (EggNog:ENOG41): MLRQVALAALSVLPLALGQVAEDFESGWDKVAWPTYAPDCDQGGSVELDKTTAHSGKNSIKVTGGPNGFCGHKFFGTDAVPEGHVYVRTWMKTAKAFDDSHVTFITMPDATQGKGKHLRIGGQSKIMMYNHESDDATLPDLSPDGIAASKSIPANTWQCLEYHLSPDGTIATWLNDNPVHGLVYKPEAPSSYANGWARSKPKPKVQGVYFGWESYSGAVNTFWFDDIAIDSKRIGCAVKK; this comes from the exons ATGCTTCGTCAAGTTGCTCTTGCTGCACTCTCCGTGCTGCCCCTCGCCCTCGGCCAGGTCGCTGAGGATTTCGAGAGCGGTTGGGATAAGGTCGCTTGGCCGACCTATGCGCCTGATTGCGATCAGGGCGGCAGTGTCGAGCTTGATAAGACTACCGCGCATAGTGGAAAGAACTCTATCAAGGTCACTGGTGGACCCAATGGTTTCTGCGGACACAAGTTCTTTGGAACTGATGCTGTTCCCGAGGGTCACGTCTACGTCCGAACTTGGAT GAAGACTGCCAAGGCTTTTGATGACTCACACGTCACTTTCATCACTATGCCTGACGCTACACAGGGCAAGGGCAAGCATCTCCGCATCGGCGGCCAGAGCAAGATCATGATGTACAACCACGAGTCCGACGACGCCACTCTTCCCGACCTTTCCCCCGACGGTATCGCCGCGTCAAAGAGCATCCCCGCCAACACCTGGCAGTGCCTCGAGTACCACCTCTCCCCCGATGGTACCATCGCCACTTGGCTCAACGACAACCCCGTGCACGGTCTTGTCTACAAGCCCGAGGCTCCCAGCTCTTATGCCAACGGCTGGGCCAGGAGCAAGCCTAAGCCCAAGGTTCAGGGTGTTTACTTTGGTTGGGAGTCCTATAGCGGTGCTGTCAACACTTTCTGGTTTGACGACATTGCTATTGACTCTAAGCGCATTGGATGTGCTGTCAAGAAGTAA
- a CDS encoding hypothetical protein (EggNog:ENOG41~MEROPS:MER0031617): MRFFQLALASLASVGAATSSFDTWAHGRVALQDVSIHFRYAGSGPPLLLVHGNPQHSLSWQFIGPILAQNYTVIAPDNRGAGDSSVPPDGNYTAAASAEDLKGVLDFLNVTSAYVFAHDKGVGMATALAIKYPDLVKRLALAEYVLPGFTYEQSSNPAPFWDLYQNWQLAFFQVPDLAEFLMSGKEKQFLQWYFYHGSYSGVESFSEETVNRYTSSISKPGFLRAMLGPFSSSTVYQDGNFFKAALNESRLSVPLLGMGGEASLGLKSVLKQTFEPVSSELEIDVIPKAGHWVADENPKWTAKRVAKFFGDDDDSLSKVDLGYLDDLVTLDVGFYGTRRNFALGTQ; the protein is encoded by the exons ATGCGCTTCTTTCAACTCGCTCTAGCCTCATTGGCCTCCGTCGGAGCAGCGACTTCATCCTTCGATACTTGGGCTCACGGCCGAGTTGCTCTGCAAGACGTGAGCATTCATTTCCGCTACGCCGGCTCAGGAccgcctcttcttctcgtccacGGAAATCCCCAGCACAGTCTTTCATGGCAATTTATCGGCCCCATCCTGGCTCAGAACTACACCGTCATTGCTCCCGATAACCGAGGCGCTGGTGATTCTAGTGTTCCACCCGATGGAAACTACACAGCCGCTGCATCAGCAGAAGATCTAAAAGGCGTCTTGGATTTCTTGAACGTCACCTCCGCGTATGTCTTTGCGCATGACAAAGGTGTCGGGATGGCAACGGCACTGGCGATCAAGTATCCAGATCTCGTCAAGAGACTTGCTCTGGCTGAGTATGTTCTCCCCGGCTTCACCTACGAACAATCATCCAACCCAGCGCCGTTCTGGGATCTCTATCAGAACTGGCAGTTGGCTTTCTTCCAAGTCCCTGATCTCGCCGAGTTTCTCATGTCAGGCAAGGAAAAGCAATTCTTGCAATGGTATTTCTACCACGGGAGTTACTCTGGCGTTGAGAGTTTTAGCGAAGAAACAGTCAACAGATATACGAGCAGTATCTCGAAGCCAGGGTTTTTGAGAGCCATGCTTGGACCGTTCTCAAGTTCAACTGTTTACCAAGATGGGAATTTCTTCAAGGCTGCGTTGAATGAGAGTCGATTGAGCGTGCCGCTTCTTGGTATGGGTGGGGAGGCGAGTTTGGGATTGAAGTCGGTTCTAAAACAAACCTTTGAACCCGTTTCATCTGAACTTGAGATTGACGTCATTCCGAAAGCTGGACACTGGGTTG CGGACGAGAATCCTAAATGGACTGCGAAGAGAGTGGCCAAGTTCtttggtgacgatgatgatagcCTGTCAAAGGTTGACTTGGGGTACTTGGATGATTTGGTTACACTGGACGTTGGGTTTTATGGTACCAGGAGGAACTTTGCGCTGGGCACTCAGTAA
- a CDS encoding hypothetical protein (EggNog:ENOG41): protein MKAPSSVSSLLLAVALLVSPGSATSKKSNNKTVIADAVFHNGSIYSLDLLSTKYSALAVKDGYITFLGDEESIQSYVAKNTSVFNLEGRMMMPGLVDAHMHPISGGAGLLKCNMNFQPLGLSKVLEKIQSCLDDDKDKSDEDWLEVISLDYYALVDDTGGVTKKDLDKLKTKRPILVASADSHTFWVNSAALKVSSLTSKTKDPRNGKFERLPGSQELSGILQDSATSLLAGPAPPTAEDNIRSARAALKLLREEGVTSFQEAASSEDAALAFAAIKKEGGLTARGFFDYLVQPPNNTAGIDDLVKDVVNVTSTWNDKKELGPKPSMKWHAVKMFMDGVLLYPANTGSLIEPYFQPVANTSMWAPKSDFGPKTYWDKELLSLTLTKLFKNNIDAQIHVDGDLAVRTALDALEELRNKNPKLRDYRVGFAHNEVTDPSDWPRFAELKADPIMSFQWSQASSVWLPNGVKSMGPRRSHYMEAFGELAKFGSAIVYGSDWPIDPLDEWLAIKAGVTRSGDPKNPHSPASQGAPYDGNGLPGLTLTRDQAIRAITTESARFLRADAYIGSLEVGKLADAIVLKANYFEVPEEHIARQKTLLTMVGGEVVYIADEVDFKNGVKAKFANDDDVGRMIKRRSVGGIQGRDLSEEGKRSVQRLQTRGACVHSHH, encoded by the exons ATGAAGGCTCCAAGTTCTGTCTCCAGCCTGCTTCTGGCGGTAGCTCTTCTGGTTTCACCAGGCTCAGCTACTTCCAAGAAGTCAAACAACAAGACAGTCATCGCTGACGCTGTCTTTCACAATGGCTCCATCTACtctctcgatcttctctccACAAAATACTCTGCCCTCGCCGTCAAAGATGGATACATCACCTTCTTAGGCGATGAAGAAAGCATTCAGTCATATGTTGCGAAAAATACCTCAGTCTTCAACCTTGAAGGCCGTATGATGATGCCCGGCCTCGTGGACGCCCATATGCATCCCATTAGTGGCGGGGCTGGTCTTCTCAAGTGCAACATGAACTTTCAGCCCTTGGGTCTCAGCAAAGTCCTCGAGAAGATTCAGAGTTGTCTTGATGACGACAAGGATAAGAGTGATGAAGATTGGCTAGAGGTCATTTCTCTTGACTACTACGCCTTGGTTGACGATACGGGTGGCGTCACAAAGAAGGACCTGGATAAGCTGAAGACAAAAAGGCCTATTCTGGTCGCGTCAGCTGATTCGCATACCTTCTGGGTCAACTCAGCTGCGTTGAAGGTATCTTCACTCACAAGCAAGACCAAAGACCCACGAAACGGCAAATTTGAAAGACTTCCCGGAAGTCAAGAACTTTCAGGAATTTTACAAGATTCCGCAACGAGCTTGTTAGCAGGGCCGGCACCACCAACAGCCGAGGACAACATTCGATCTGCCAGAGCAGCGTTGAAGCTCCTCCGTGAGGAAGGCGTGACAAGTTTCCAGGAGGCTGCGTCCAGCGAGGACGCAGCTCTTGCGTTTGCAGCTATTAAGAAAGAGGGAGGTTTAACAGCCCGCGGGTTTTTCGACTATCTCGTGCAGCCACCCAACAACACCGCGGGGattgatgatctcgtcaagGACGTCGTCAATGTTACTTCGACGTGGAATGACAAGAAGGAGTTGGGCCCCAAGCCCTCTATGAAATGGCACGCTGTGAAGATGTTCATGGACGGCGTTCTCTTATACCCCGCCAACACCGGATCCCTCATCGAGCCATACTTTCAGCCTGTGGCTAATACCTCCATGTGGGCACCCAAGTCAGACTTCGGACCCAAAACATACTGGGACAAGGAGCTGCTCAGCCTAACTCTAACAAAGCTGTTCAAGAACAATATCGACGCTCAGATCCACGTTGACGGAGATCTCGCGGTTCGAACAGCTCTCGATGCCCTCGAAGAGCTGCGTAACAAGAACCCAAAGCTTCGTGATTACCGCGTTGGATTCGCGCATAACGAAGTAACCGATCCTTCAGACTGGCCTCGCTTCGCTGAACTCAAGGCCGATCCTATCATGAGCTTCCAGTGGTCACAAGCTAGTTCAGTCTGGCTCCCGAATGGTGTTAAGAGTATGGGTCCAAGACGATCGCATTACATGGAAGCTTTTGGAGAACTTGCCAAGTTTGGGTCTGCTATTGTTTACGGTAGCGACTGGCCA ATTGATCCTCTTGACGAATGGCTCGCCATCAAGGCCGGCGTCACACGCTCCGGCGATCCTAAGAACCCTCACTCTCCGGCTTCACAAGGCGCACCCTACGATGGCAACGGTCTTCCAGGTTTGACTCTCACACGGGATCAAGCCATCCGCGCCATCACGACCGAGAGCGCCCGCTTCCTGCGCGCTGATGCCTACATCGGTTCCCTTGAAGTTGGAAAACTTGCAGATGCCATTGTCCtcaaggctaattattttgAAGTGCCGGAGGAGCATATCGCTAGACAAAAGACACTGCTGACGATGGTTGGTGGTGAGGTAGTGTATATCGCTGATGAGGTTGACTTTAAGAATGGCGTTAAGGCGAAGTTTgcgaatgatgatgatgttgggagGATGATTAAGAGGAGGAGTGTTGGGGGGATTCAGGGGAGGGATTTGTCGGAGGAGGGGAAGAGATCTGTGCAGAGGCTTCAGACTCGTGGGGCTTGtgttcattctcatcactaG
- a CDS encoding hypothetical protein (EggNog:ENOG41): protein MTAKNVLLLVADDLGKQLGCYGHPNSKTPNIDNLASQGVRFDRAFASTASCSGSRSTIYTGLHTHQNGQYGLNSGKHHFMTFDHIQSAPAILAKNGVRTGIIGKIHVGPDAAYPWEWRAESLTRDVWWSSQKAKEFFAVGKEDGRPFVLTVGYHDPHRDRTRGGFGNDEPVDDRVQSVKYRSEDMVVPEFLSNTPGARHELAEYLEAISRLDQGIGFILDELENAGLASTTLVIFMSDNGPPFMNSKTTLYDAGVQLPLIVRHPDFRAAVNTNLVSYVDILPTILDWVLGQAAEGSKKHLSGRSFLKILNEETNLEAWDHVFGSHTFHESTNYWPTRFIRTRRYKYHRNIAWRLDFPFANDIYGSLAWEDIRNSEDSPKKIGQRNLKDYFFRPAEELYDLELDPYEVVNLAKDPKYEDVLEELRDRLENWQRRTNDPWLYRDGVSVLLNKHHLDAGLEVPDKWDLDVEHPETKGVAKYRNLPFGIAGTRD from the coding sequence ATGACGGCAAAAAACGTCCTCCTGCTTGTCGCAGACGACCTAGGCAAACAACTAGGCTGCTACGGTCATCCCAATTCCAAAACCCCAAACATCGACAACCTCGCTTCCCAAGGTGTACGATTCGACAGAGCATTTGCATCCACCGCCTCATGCAGCGGAAGTCGCTCTACCATCTACACCGGATTGCACACCCACCAAAACGGCCAGTACGGCCTCAACAGTGGAAAGCATCATTTCATGACCTTTGACCACATCCAGTCCGCTCCAGCCATCTTAGCCAAAAACGGTGTGAGGACTGGAATTATTGGCAAGATTCACGTTGGGCCTGATGCTGCGTATCCTTGGGAGTGGAGAGCTGAGAGTTTGACGAGAGATGTCTGGTGGTCTTCGCAAAAGGCGAAGGAGTTCTTTGCTGTggggaaagaagatgggAGGCCGTTTGTCTTGACGGTTGGTTACCATGATCCGCATCGTGATCGGACGCGTGGCGGCTTTGGGAACGATGAGCCTGTTGATGATCGTGTACAAAGTGTCAAGTATCGCTCTGAAGATATGGTTGTTCCTGAATTCTTGTCCAATACTCCTGGAGCTAGACACGAGCTTGCAGAGTATCTGGAAGCCATAAGTCGCTTAGATCAGGGCATTGGCTTTATcctcgatgagcttgagaacgcAGGTCTTGCCTCGACTACGTTGGTTATCTTCATGAGCGACAACGGGCCTCCGTTTATGAACTCAAAGACAACTTTGTACGACGCAGGTGTTCAGCTTCCACTTATTGTGCGACACCCAGACTTCAGAGCTGCTGTGAACACAAATCTGGTGTCGTATGTGGACATTTTACCAACCATACTTGACTGGGTGCTCGGTCAAGCCGCTGAAGGGTCGAAGAAGCACCTATCAGGTCGCTCGTTTCTCAAGATTCTCAACGAGGAAACGAATCTCGAAGCTTGGGACCACGTTTTTGGCTCACATACCTTCCATGAATCTACCAACTACTGGCCCACCCGCTTTATCCGCACGCGACGCTACAAATACCATCGCAATATAGCTTGGAGACTAGACTTTCCATTCGCGAACGACATCTACGGCTCATTAGCATGGGAAGACATTCGCAACTCTGAAGATAGTCCCAAGAAGATTGGGCAGAGGAACCTGAAAGATTACTTCTTCCGTCCGGCTGAAGAGCTGTACGATTTAGAACTTGACCCATATGAAGTTGTGAACCTCGCTAAAGACCCTAAGTATGAAGATGTTTTGGAGGAGTTGAGGGATAGACTTGAGAATTGGCAGCGGAGGACGAATGATCCTTGGCTTTATCGTGATGGAGTTTCTGTTCTGTTGAATAAGCATCATCTTGATGCTGGGTTGGAAGTTCCTGATAAGTGGGATCTTGATGTTGAGCATCCTGAGACAAAGGGGGTTGCAAAGTACAGGAATCTGCCATTCGGTATAGCGGGGACGAGGGATTGA
- a CDS encoding hypothetical protein (EggNog:ENOG41) translates to MVKSTLLLGALAAMTSYIAAKEIKVNEEKAARLYDSGEVHNKLMASKQAVWAKQEAAGAFASEQYPKLGYTKCVDGYAEAIKGDANNTFACHNADLYSFLSHAALGSTGGRGSSSWGWTSDTGREFVAIGQYDGTAFAEITKKGQLVYLGRLPEYSVPSQWREIRTYKNYVIIGSEAVGHGIQIFDMKKLLKINPKSPVVFDAKKDLTSHFSALLPVGRAHNVVVNEELKYGVAVGAQPRTDPNCLSGLNFFDLTDPSNPESLGCAKGDGYVHDAQCLVYRGPDKRYQGRDICYGYNEDTLTIYDVTDKANVTNIISKISYEGASYTHQGWVLDTQNQEFLVLDDELDERDGKGPGSDGYPVTFIWDIRDLENPKQTGVFKHPTKSIDHNQYVINNYIYQSHYGAGLRVLDGRSIPQDPTGAGVYEAAWFDIYPEDDALPGGGTVAFVGTWSSYAYFKSGYIFINTIERGAFVVKLTKDAFKKPKN, encoded by the exons ATGGTCAAGTccactctcctcctcggcgcCCTCGCCGCTATGACCTCCTACATCGCcgccaaggagatcaaggtcaacgagGAGAAGGCCGCTAGGCTATACGACTCAGGCGAGGTGCACAACAAGCTCATGGCCAGCAAGCAGGCTGTCTGGGCGAAGCAAGAGGCCGCTGGTGCTTTCGCCAGCGAGCAGTATCCCAAGCTCGGCTACACAAAGTGTGTCGACGGTTACGCAGAGGCTATCAAGGGTGATGCCAACAACACCTTTGCCTGCCACAAC GCTGATCTTTACTCGTTCTTGAGTCATGCTGCGCTGGGTAGCACCGGCGGTCGAGGCTCGTCCTCGTGGGGATGGACTTCCGATACCGGACGTGAGTTCGTCGCTATCGGTCAGTACGACGGCACTGCGTTCGCAGAAATCACCAAGAAGGGACAGCTCGTCTATCTCGGTCGTCTGCCCGAGTACTCTGTCCCCTCCCAGTGGCGCGAGATCCGCACGTACAAGAACTACGTCATCATCGGATCCGAAGCCGTCGGTCACGGTATTCAGATCTTtgacatgaagaagcttctcaagatcaaccccAAGAGCCCTGTTGTCTTTGACGCGAAGAAAGATCTCACCAGCCACTTTTCTGCTCTGCTGCCTGTTGGTCGGGCTCACAATGTTGTTGTCAATGAGGAGTTGAAGTatggtgttgctgttggtgctcAGCCGCGCACTGACCCCAATTGTCTCTCTGGACTTAACTTTTTCGATCTTACTGATCCCTCTAACCCGGAGTCTCTTGGGTGCGCCAAGGGCGATGGATACGTCCACGATGCGCAGTGTCTTGTTTATCGTGGTCCTGATAAGCGCTACCAGGGCCGTGATATCTGCTACGGATATAACGAAGATACTCTGACTATATACGATGTCACTGACAAGGCTAATGTCACCAatatcatctccaagatctcttACGAGGGTGCTTCTTACACTCATCAAGGCTGGGTTCTCGACACTCAAAACCAAGAATTCCTCGTCTTGGACGACGAACTCGATGAGCGTGATGGTAAGGGCCCTGGCTCTGACGGTTACCCCGTTACTTTCATCTGGGACATCCGTGATCTTGAGAACCCTAAGCAGACCGGTGTTTTCAAGCACCCCACCAAGTCCATCGACCACAACCAGTACGTCATCAACAACTACATCTACCAGTCTCACTACGGCGCTGGTCTCCGCGTCCTCGATGGCCGCTCCATTCCTCAAGACCCTACCGGTGCTGGTGTTTACGAAGCCGCTTGGTTTGACATCTACCCCGAGGATGATGCTCTTCCCGGTGGTGGCACTGTTGCTTTTGTCGGAACTTGGTCTTCTTATGCTTACTTCAAGTCGGGatacatcttcatcaacactaTTGAGCGGGGTGCTTTCGTTGTTAAGCTTACCAAGGATGCTttcaagaagccaaagaactAG